Genomic DNA from Streptococcus uberis:
TAGTTTTTGAAAGCTAATTTGGAGAGTATAAAGGAGTAATATATGATTTTTGATAAAGACAATTTCCAAGAATATGATAAAGAACTTTGGGATGCTATTCATGCCGAAGAAGAAAGACAAGAACATAATATCGAACTGATTGCATCAGAAAATGTCGTTTCCAAAGCTGTCATGAAAGCCCAAGGAACCTTATTAACAAATAAATATGCTGAAGGTTATCCTGGTAAACGATATTACGGTGGAACGGAATGGGTAGATGTTGTTGAAAATTTAGCCATTGAACGTGCCAAGACACTTTTTGGGGCAAAATTTGCGAATGTTCAAGCTCATTCTGGTAGTCAGGCAAATGCCGCGGCTTACATGGCTTTAATTGAATCAGGTGATACAGTCTTAGGCATGGACCTTGCGGCTGGTGGTCACTTGACACATGGGTCACCTGTTAATTTTTCAGGAAAGACTTATAACTTTGTTGGCTATTCGGTAGATAAAGAAACTGAAATGTTAGATTATGAGGCCATTTTAGAACAAGCTAAGGAAATTAAACCAAAACTGATTGTTGCTGGTGCATCAGCTTATTCTCGCATCATTGATTTCAAAAAATTCCGTGAAATTGCAGATGAGGTTGGCGCTTATCTTATGGTTGATATGGCCCATATTGCTGGTTTAGTTGCAACTGGCCTTCACCCTAGTCCAGTAGCTTATGCCGATGTCACTACCTCAACAACCCATAAAACCTTAAGAGGTCCTCGTGGAGGTTTGATTTTAACGAATGATGAAGGATTGGCTAAGAAAATTAATTCTGCTGTTTTCCCTGGATTGCAGGGGGGACCTTTAGAACATGTTATTGCAGCTAAAGCGGTATCCTTTAAAGAA
This window encodes:
- the glyA gene encoding serine hydroxymethyltransferase, which produces MIFDKDNFQEYDKELWDAIHAEEERQEHNIELIASENVVSKAVMKAQGTLLTNKYAEGYPGKRYYGGTEWVDVVENLAIERAKTLFGAKFANVQAHSGSQANAAAYMALIESGDTVLGMDLAAGGHLTHGSPVNFSGKTYNFVGYSVDKETEMLDYEAILEQAKEIKPKLIVAGASAYSRIIDFKKFREIADEVGAYLMVDMAHIAGLVATGLHPSPVAYADVTTSTTHKTLRGPRGGLILTNDEGLAKKINSAVFPGLQGGPLEHVIAAKAVSFKEALDPAFTDYAKQVVANTAAMANVFAEDNRFRLISGGTDNHVFLVEVTGVIESGKAAQNLLDEVNITLNKNSIPFETLSPFKTSGIRIGCAAITSRGMGVEESQQIAQLIIKALVNHDNSSILEEVRQEVRTITDRFPLYENL